TTTACTCATGAGATGACTGCCTCACATGGGTTTTTCATGGTGTTGGCTGATTTAATTGAAATCTTTGATAAGCTTATGACTACCCTTAAACTGTTGCATTTATTAGGACTCTTTGATTCTTGCCGCACCTTGTATACGCAAAAGCAGCGCTATCAACGTGAGCTAAATTGCTTTTTAAGTAAACTTATTCAAACACCTTCCTATAAAGACTACTCAATTACCGTCGAGGAGGTTGTCCAATCAGAAACTGGCGTAGCTAACCTTGATTATTCGCTGTTAAAGGCAGCACTTGACTCCCCATTCTCCCCAAATTTAAATCCACAGAGATTAGCAAAGGTAAGTAGTGCGCTTAATCAGCATTTAAAGCAAAGTAGTCGTATCGCGCCAGCGTATGTTAGGAGGACGTTAATATAACGATTTTAACTTATATTGAAATTAATACTTCTAAGTGATTGTTATTTTCGAGTTTAAACAGTTTACTAAACCCTTTTAGGAAGACAATTCTAATTTTTAAATTTTTAATAGGAAAATGATGGAAGCCCTTTTATTCGTTAGTTCAAAAAGAATCTTAATTGCAAGCCTAGTCGTGTTTTTTACTAGCCTCTTTATTAATAAGCTAGTTAATAACCCTAACCCTAAGGATTTATTTGCTCCTTTAGTTCAAGAAATGGCACATTTTTTAAGCACGGGCGCTTATTATTTGGCTATTGGGCTTTTTATCTTTGGTATAGCAAAATTTATCTATGAGCGGATTTAAACAGTTTAATAGTTATTGCATTTGTACGAACCAAGATAAAGAGGATTACAAAATGAGCTATATTTTTTAGTTTTACTTAACGCTTGTAGTTAATCGAAACTATTGCTGTAAAAAAATGTGAATTCTATCAGTCGTCCAGGTTGGCATTCCAGAGCCAAAAAAATCCTTATCCTCTGTCCATATAGGGCAGGAAAATGTTAACGCTGTGGCGACAATAGGCCAATCATTTATATCACGCGCTTTCATTCTTTCTTTAGCATCATGGCTATATTGCATGTAGATTTCTTTATCAACGATGTTGAATAATGTTTTAAGTTTTTCAAGTAATGCCATTGCAGGTTTACTTGGCATGTTACGCTTTTCAAAAATTTGAGGAATATATTTAACCGCATCCATTAAACAAACATCAGGTACAAAAAAATCTATTTTCTCATGATATTGAATAATTATATTTCTAACCGCTTCACCTAGAACACTTCTAATTAGAATGTTTGCATCAAGCACAATTGATTTTAAAGACATTATTTACGATTCTTAGATTTTAGTTTTCTAAAATCAGCGAATAGTTCATTTTCAGATATACCATGCTCGATTAATAGTTTATCTAGCTTGGCAGCTGCTTCTTTTAAGTCATGAAGGTCGGATTTCTCAGTATGACTTTTCGTAGGTATATAATAGCCAACCGTTTCTCCATGCTTTGTTATCGCAACTGGAGACGAGGTTAGGATATATTGCTGAAGATGTGCTCTAAATTCTCGCATACCTACTTTTATTACCGTGGTAGTCATTTTCTTACTCATCACTTAAGTACACATGTGTACACAATAGCATTCAAAATGACTTTAGTCAAATGGGTGGCTGACTGGCGTGTAGAATCATTTTGTCCACCTATCTGCATGGAGCGTAACAACCTAGGACTTGAGTTTGGGTATGTGGGCAATAATGATGTCTTTTGTTTTTGCTCGATGCAAAAGCAAAGGACTCTATTGGCGTGGTAAGCGTACACTTTTAACGTGCAAAGCACGCTGCGTCACTATGGATTAGCAATAAGCTAGTCATAGTGACGCAGCATTGACGCTGCGAAATTATTAATGGTATCAATAACATAATAGATAAACGGACGGAAAATAAAGTTTTCCGTCCGTTTTTTATGTCTATAATTTATAAATTTGGTATATTTATATTTCAAATACTTGATGGCTAGCAAATTGCACATTCAGATTATATATATGTCATCATTTAATATTCATTAATGTGAAATTAACTAGAATATTGCGGCTCATAGAGGTCTTTGTTATCATAAAAATGAGCACAACTGATGATTCCGTTAAATTCGGATGAAACCAATGTTTTGGTCTTGTGTAATGTCTGCTTCTATTCCTTAGCCTTCAGACAGGACGATGAGTTTGGAAACCACTGTTATTCATTGATGACTTAATGAAACCTACTGTTATCAAAATAGCTTCTATTTTGAACCCACTGTTACCAGTCTATTAA
The Legionella busanensis genome window above contains:
- a CDS encoding type II toxin-antitoxin system Phd/YefM family antitoxin, with product MTTTVIKVGMREFRAHLQQYILTSSPVAITKHGETVGYYIPTKSHTEKSDLHDLKEAAAKLDKLLIEHGISENELFADFRKLKSKNRK
- a CDS encoding PIN domain-containing protein: MSLKSIVLDANILIRSVLGEAVRNIIIQYHEKIDFFVPDVCLMDAVKYIPQIFEKRNMPSKPAMALLEKLKTLFNIVDKEIYMQYSHDAKERMKARDINDWPIVATALTFSCPIWTEDKDFFGSGMPTWTTDRIHIFLQQ